In a single window of the Deinococcus aetherius genome:
- a CDS encoding anthranilate synthase component II has protein sequence MTPRILLIDNYDSFTYNLVQYFGELGCDLTVWRNDQFTLDDVRMLNPDAIVVSPGPCTPLEAGMSVEVVRELGPQFPTLGVCLGHQSIGEAFGARVGRALQPVHGKTSPLRHDGSGLFAGVDDDVRVTRYHSLVVRDLPPELVPVAWTADPGEEVLMALRHRDYPVFGVQFHPESIATEDGMAMLRNFLNVVREHRAQKELA, from the coding sequence ATGACTCCGCGAATCCTCCTTATCGACAACTACGACTCCTTCACCTACAACCTCGTCCAATACTTCGGCGAGTTGGGCTGTGACCTCACTGTCTGGCGCAATGATCAGTTCACCCTCGATGACGTGCGGATGCTCAACCCCGACGCCATCGTCGTTTCCCCCGGTCCCTGCACGCCGCTCGAAGCGGGGATGAGCGTCGAGGTGGTGCGCGAACTCGGACCCCAGTTTCCCACCCTCGGCGTCTGCCTGGGCCACCAGAGCATCGGCGAGGCGTTCGGGGCGCGGGTGGGGCGGGCGCTGCAACCAGTCCACGGCAAGACGAGCCCGTTGCGGCACGACGGCTCGGGCCTCTTCGCGGGAGTTGACGACGACGTGCGCGTGACCCGCTACCACTCCCTCGTGGTGCGCGACCTGCCGCCGGAACTCGTGCCCGTCGCCTGGACGGCCGACCCCGGTGAGGAGGTGCTGATGGCCCTGCGCCACCGCGACTATCCCGTCTTCGGCGTCCAGTTCCACCCCGAGTCCATCGCCACCGAGGACGGCATGGCGATGCTGCGCAACTTCCTGAACGTGGTCCGCGAGCACCGGGCGCAAAAGGAACTCGCGTGA
- a CDS encoding GNAT family N-acetyltransferase, giving the protein MVIEPVVPDDLPAILDLQRRAYTYEAALYPEATLPAMTQTLEELQAEAERQTLLKGTLNGRLIASVRGFVDEAGVGQIGRLIVDPSEPGRGYGPRLLHAIEATLPAPTLELFTGERSTRNLWLYERLGYMRDRSERHGDVTLIYLRKEKAKVTA; this is encoded by the coding sequence ATGGTTATTGAACCCGTTGTCCCGGACGACCTCCCCGCCATTCTCGACTTGCAACGCCGCGCCTATACGTACGAGGCGGCCCTGTACCCAGAAGCGACTCTCCCCGCCATGACGCAGACTTTGGAGGAGTTGCAGGCAGAGGCTGAAAGACAGACCCTCTTAAAGGGCACGCTGAACGGACGGCTCATCGCCTCCGTGCGGGGCTTTGTCGATGAGGCGGGAGTGGGGCAGATCGGGCGCCTGATCGTGGACCCCTCCGAGCCGGGCCGAGGTTATGGTCCTCGCCTCCTGCACGCCATCGAGGCCACGCTTCCTGCCCCTACCCTGGAACTGTTCACGGGCGAGCGCAGCACGCGTAACCTCTGGCTCTATGAGCGCCTGGGCTACATGCGCGACCGCTCCGAGCGGCACGGCGACGTGACCCTGATCTACTTGCGCAAAGAGAAAGCGAAGGTGACGGCATGA
- the trpE gene encoding anthranilate synthase component I, with the protein MTQPTPQPAPLPRPPAAVAVHELNADLDTPVTAYLKVARGHAVSFLLESVEAGEKLGRYSFIGVGEAGRFTYRAGRVTMTGTLGRFDGPEADPLARLYHATTRPVALPPGLPAFVGGAVGYAAYDLIRAYERLPDANRDELNVPDALFIAPEGMVVYDHLKHRLIAVATADTQEWADATVADLTARLRGPLPEEVPGREPTPAPHFTSNFTPQGYMEAVERSLEYIRAGDIFQVVPSQRFSADLETHPFALYRALRRVNPSPYLGYLALGDVTLVASSPESLLRSDGHTVITRPIAGTRPRGSTPETDDALAAELLADEKERAEHLMLVDLGRNDLGRVSGYGTVRVEDAFSVERYSHVMHIVSTVTGELREGQTPLHALASVLPMGTVSGAPKIRAMEIIDELEPVRRGPYGGAFGYIAFDGSLDMALTLRTMVIAHGKVHIQAGAGIVADSDPASEELETRNKAAALMRAVEMAAGGL; encoded by the coding sequence ATGACCCAGCCCACTCCTCAACCCGCGCCGCTCCCGAGGCCCCCCGCCGCCGTCGCCGTCCACGAGCTGAATGCCGACCTCGACACGCCCGTCACCGCGTACCTCAAGGTCGCGCGCGGGCACGCGGTCAGCTTCCTGCTGGAGAGCGTGGAGGCGGGCGAGAAACTGGGCCGCTACTCCTTCATCGGCGTGGGCGAGGCGGGCCGCTTCACCTACCGCGCCGGGCGGGTGACGATGACGGGCACCTTGGGCCGCTTTGACGGGCCGGAGGCCGACCCCCTCGCCCGCCTGTACCACGCGACGACGCGGCCCGTGGCCCTGCCGCCCGGCCTGCCCGCCTTCGTCGGCGGGGCGGTCGGGTACGCGGCCTACGACCTCATCCGCGCCTACGAACGTCTCCCCGACGCCAACCGCGACGAGCTGAACGTCCCCGACGCCCTCTTCATCGCGCCCGAGGGCATGGTCGTTTACGACCACCTCAAGCACCGATTGATCGCGGTCGCCACCGCCGACACCCAGGAGTGGGCAGACGCGACCGTCGCCGATCTGACCGCCCGGCTGCGTGGCCCGCTGCCCGAGGAGGTGCCCGGACGCGAGCCCACCCCCGCGCCCCACTTCACGAGCAACTTCACCCCGCAGGGCTATATGGAGGCAGTCGAGCGCAGCCTGGAGTACATCCGCGCCGGGGACATCTTCCAGGTCGTGCCCTCGCAGCGGTTCAGCGCTGACCTGGAAACGCACCCCTTCGCCCTCTACCGCGCCCTGCGGCGGGTCAATCCCAGCCCCTACCTCGGCTATCTCGCCCTGGGGGACGTGACGCTGGTGGCCTCCAGCCCCGAGAGCCTGCTGCGGAGTGACGGGCACACGGTCATCACCCGCCCCATCGCCGGAACCCGCCCGCGCGGCTCGACTCCCGAGACCGACGACGCCCTCGCTGCCGAACTCCTTGCGGACGAGAAGGAGCGGGCCGAGCACCTGATGCTGGTGGACCTCGGGCGCAACGATCTCGGGCGGGTGAGCGGGTACGGGACGGTGCGGGTCGAGGACGCCTTTTCGGTCGAGCGCTACAGCCACGTCATGCACATCGTCTCCACCGTGACGGGCGAGTTGCGGGAAGGCCAGACACCGCTGCACGCCCTCGCCTCCGTCCTCCCGATGGGCACGGTCTCGGGCGCCCCCAAGATTCGCGCGATGGAGATCATCGACGAACTCGAACCCGTGAGGCGCGGCCCCTACGGCGGAGCGTTCGGCTACATCGCCTTCGACGGCAGCCTCGACATGGCCCTGACCTTGAGGACGATGGTCATCGCTCACGGCAAGGTCCACATCCAGGCCGGGGCGGGCATCGTGGCGGACAGCGACCCGGCGAGCGAGGAACTGGAGACGCGGAACAAGGCGGCGGCCTTAATGCGGGCGGTGGAGATGGCGGCGGGGGGGTTGTGA
- a CDS encoding PepSY-associated TM helix domain-containing protein: MSLSAKPESAARASRRPRSLKARTHVWLRWLHTYTSMVSLLVVLFFSLTGITLNHPDWAFGSAETRREVTGTLPAGWIRDGEVNWLTVAEELRARQGLHGRAEDTRLDGNEASLSFRAPGYSADAFIDTGTGRYTVNVEAQGAVAVLNDLHRGRDAGGAWAWLIDLSGIFLTLVSLTGLGILLYLKKTRVKALAAMLGASALVAVLARLAIR, translated from the coding sequence GTGTCTCTTTCGGCAAAGCCTGAGTCTGCCGCCCGGGCTTCCCGCCGCCCCCGTTCACTCAAGGCCAGGACGCACGTCTGGCTGCGCTGGCTCCATACCTACACCAGCATGGTCAGCCTCCTCGTCGTGCTGTTCTTCAGCCTGACGGGCATCACCCTCAACCATCCCGACTGGGCTTTCGGAAGCGCCGAGACCCGGCGCGAGGTGACGGGGACCCTGCCTGCCGGGTGGATTCGGGACGGGGAAGTGAACTGGCTGACCGTCGCCGAGGAATTGCGCGCCCGGCAGGGGCTGCACGGCCGCGCCGAGGACACGCGCTTGGACGGAAACGAGGCCAGCCTGTCCTTCCGCGCGCCCGGTTACAGCGCGGACGCCTTCATCGACACGGGGACGGGGCGGTACACCGTGAACGTGGAGGCGCAGGGCGCCGTCGCGGTGCTCAACGACCTGCACCGGGGCCGGGACGCGGGCGGGGCGTGGGCGTGGTTGATCGACCTCAGCGGCATCTTCCTGACGCTCGTGTCGCTGACTGGGCTCGGCATCCTGCTGTACCTGAAAAAGACGCGGGTAAAGGCGCTGGCGGCCATGCTGGGCGCGAGCGCGCTCGTCGCCGTGCTCGCCCGCCTCGCCATCCGGTAG
- a CDS encoding DUF2271 domain-containing protein, translating into MTFDTRRSVLRKLALGTAALVLSRLAPAGAAAVTPATGKRWVAGQALDITFTVATQAGGRVRRPYVAVWIEDAQGNPVRTLTVWAQTTGRGPRWIPDLRRWYRENGELLDTVSGPTRNPGTYAVVWDGKTDRGVLAPQGDYYVCIETAREHGPYSLVREKVTVGATAFKKTLTADNDIEAASVSFGKA; encoded by the coding sequence ATGACCTTTGACACCCGCCGTTCCGTCCTCCGCAAGCTCGCGCTCGGCACCGCCGCCCTCGTCCTCTCCCGCCTCGCGCCCGCCGGGGCCGCCGCCGTCACTCCCGCCACGGGCAAGCGGTGGGTGGCGGGCCAGGCGCTCGACATCACCTTCACCGTTGCCACCCAGGCCGGGGGCCGGGTGCGGCGCCCCTACGTCGCCGTCTGGATCGAGGACGCCCAGGGCAACCCGGTGCGGACGCTGACCGTCTGGGCGCAGACCACCGGGCGCGGCCCGCGCTGGATTCCCGACCTGCGCCGCTGGTACCGCGAGAACGGCGAGCTGCTGGACACGGTCAGCGGCCCCACCCGCAACCCCGGCACCTACGCCGTCGTTTGGGACGGCAAGACCGACCGGGGCGTGCTCGCCCCGCAGGGCGACTACTACGTGTGCATCGAGACCGCCCGCGAGCACGGCCCCTACAGCCTGGTGCGCGAGAAGGTGACGGTGGGCGCCACCGCCTTCAAGAAGACCCTGACGGCGGACAACGACATCGAGGCGGCCAGTGTCTCTTTCGGCAAAGCCTGA
- a CDS encoding FAD:protein FMN transferase codes for MSFARWFLPRLARRLIPPHRLRSVYERVLGTELEVQVVADTRARAGEAERAALDEIDRLTPLLTRFDPASELRRWLTRPGERVTLSPDLLHVLRAADRWREATGGAFHPGADALGAVWKRAEEAGCAPDAAELAALAGRLRDSPWTLHQGGAATLHATFPLGLNALAKGYVVDHAAEAAFASPGVRAVLVNAGGDLRTLGGTGLTVAVADPFGRRDDLPPLCRVHVRGGALATSGDTHRGYRVGETWYSHLLDPRTGRPVADVPGVTVTAPDCLTADALATALSVLDVAEGLALVDATPGASALIVTRDGTGHASARWAARPP; via the coding sequence ATGTCGTTCGCCCGGTGGTTCCTCCCCCGACTCGCGCGCCGCCTGATCCCGCCGCACCGCCTGCGGAGCGTGTACGAGCGCGTGCTGGGCACCGAGCTGGAGGTGCAGGTCGTGGCGGACACCCGCGCCCGGGCCGGGGAAGCCGAACGCGCCGCATTGGACGAGATCGACCGCCTGACCCCCCTTCTGACTCGCTTCGACCCGGCAAGCGAGTTGCGGCGGTGGCTGACGCGGCCGGGAGAACGGGTGACGCTCAGCCCCGACCTCCTCCACGTCCTTCGGGCGGCGGACCGCTGGCGGGAGGCGACGGGCGGCGCGTTCCACCCCGGCGCGGACGCCCTCGGCGCCGTGTGGAAGCGGGCCGAGGAGGCGGGATGTGCCCCCGACGCCGCCGAGTTGGCCGCGCTCGCCGGGCGGTTGCGGGATTCCCCGTGGACCCTGCACCAGGGCGGCGCGGCCACCCTGCACGCCACCTTTCCCCTCGGCCTGAACGCGCTGGCGAAGGGGTACGTCGTGGACCACGCTGCCGAGGCCGCGTTCGCGTCCCCGGGGGTGCGAGCCGTCCTGGTGAACGCCGGGGGCGACCTGCGCACGCTGGGGGGAACCGGGCTCACGGTCGCCGTCGCCGACCCCTTCGGCCGCCGGGACGACCTGCCGCCCCTCTGCCGGGTTCACGTGCGGGGCGGCGCCCTCGCCACCAGCGGGGACACGCACCGGGGCTACCGGGTGGGGGAGACGTGGTACTCGCACCTCCTCGACCCGCGCACGGGCCGCCCGGTCGCCGACGTTCCCGGCGTGACCGTCACCGCCCCCGACTGCCTGACCGCCGACGCGCTCGCCACAGCCCTCAGCGTGCTGGACGTGGCAGAGGGACTGGCCCTGGTGGATGCCACGCCGGGCGCGTCGGCCCTGATCGTCACGCGGGACGGGACGGGGCACGCCAGCGCTCGCTGGGCGGCCCGGCCGCCTTAA